A single genomic interval of Piliocolobus tephrosceles isolate RC106 chromosome 7, ASM277652v3, whole genome shotgun sequence harbors:
- the CLU gene encoding LOW QUALITY PROTEIN: clusterin (The sequence of the model RefSeq protein was modified relative to this genomic sequence to represent the inferred CDS: inserted 2 bases in 1 codon), with amino-acid sequence MQVCSQPQSGCVXEPTAINTAPPSAHHPASPGGARGHRVPLTEACKDSRIGGTMKTLLLFVGLLLTWESGQVLGDQTVSDNELQEMSDQGSKYVNKEIQNAVNGVKEIKTLIEKTNEERKTLLSNLEEAKKKKEDALNETRESETKLKEFPGVCNETMMALWEECKPCLKQTCMKFYARVCRSGSGLVGRQLEEFLNQSSPFYFWINGDRIDSLLENDRQQTHMMDVMQDRFSRASSIMDELFQDRFFAREPQDSYHFLPFSLPHRRPHFFFPKSRIVRSLMPFSPYEPLNFHAMFQPFLEMIHEAQQAMDIHFHSPAFQHPPTEFIREGDDDRAVCREIRHNSTGCLRMKDQCDKCREILSVDCSANNPSQAQLRRELNDSLQVAERLTRKYNELLQSYQWKMLNTSSLLEQLNEQFNWVSRLANLTQGEDQYYLRVTTVASHTSDSDVPSGVTEVVVKLFDSDPITVTVPVEVSRKNPKFMETVAEKALQEYRKKQREE; translated from the exons ATGCAGGTTTGCAGCCAGCCCCAAAGTGGGTGTGT CGAGCCGACCGCTATAAATACGGCGCCTCCCAGTGCTCACCACCCGGCGTCGCCAGGAGGAGCGCGCGGGCACCGGGTGCCGCTGACCG AGGCGTGCAAGGACTCCAGAATTGGAGGCACGATGAAGACTCTGCTGCTGTTTGTGGGGCTACTGCTGACCTGGGAGAGTGGGCAGGTCCTGGGGGACCAGACGGTCTCGGACAATGAGCTCCAGG AAATGTCCGATCAGGGAAGTAAGTACGTCAATAAGGAAATTCAAAATGCTGTCAACGGGGTGAAAGAGATAAAGACTCTCATAGAAAAAACAAACGAAGAGCGCAAGACACTGCTCAGCAACCTAGAGGAagccaagaagaagaaagag GATGCCCTAAATGAGACCAGGGAATCTGAGACAAAGCTGAAGGAGTTCCCAGGAGTGTGCAATGAGACCATGATGGCCCTCTGGGAAGAGTGTAAGCCCTGCCTGAAACAGACCTGCATGAAGTTCTACGCACGCGTCTGCAGAAGTGGCTCGGGCCTGGTTGGCCGCCAG CTCGAGGAGTTCCTGAACCAGAGCTCACCCTTCTACTTCTGGATAAACGGCGACCGCATCGACTCCCTGCTGGAGAACGACCGGCAGCAGACACACATGATGGATGTCATGCAGGACCGCTTCAGCCGCGCATCCAGCATCATGGACGAGCTCTTCCAGGACAGGTTCTTCGCCCGGGAGCCCCAGGACTCCTACCACTTCCTGCCCTTCAGCCTGCCCCACCGGAGGCCTCACTTCTTCTTTCCCAAGTCCCGCATCGTCCGCAGCTTGATGCCCTTTTCTCCGTATGAGCCCCTGAACTTCCACGCCATGTTCCAGCCCTTCCTTGAGATGATACACGAGGCTCAGCAGGCCATGGATATCCACTTCCACAGCCCGGCCTTCCAGCACCCACCCACGGAATTCATACGAG AAGGCGATGACGACCGGGCTGTGTGCCGGGAGATCCGCCACAACTCCACAGGCTGCCTGCGGATGAAGGACCAGTGTGACAAGTGCCGGGAGATCTTGTCTGTGG ACTGTTCGGCCAACAACCCCTCCCAGGCTCAGCTGCGGCGGGAGCTCAACGACTCCCTCCAGGTCGCTGAGAGGTTGACCAGGAAATACAACGAGCTGCTGCAGTCCTACCAGTGGAAGATGCTCAACACCTCCTCCTTGCTGGAGCAGCTGAACGAGCAGTTTAACTGGGTGTCCCGGCTGGCAAACCTCACGCAAGGCGAAGACCAGTACTATCTGCGGGTCACCACG GTGGCTTCCCACACTTCTGACTCAGATGTTCCTTCCGGTGTCACTGAGGTGGTCGTGAAGCTCTTTGACTCTGATCCCATCACTGTGACGGTCCCTGTAGAGGTCTCCAGGAAGAACCCTAAATTTATGGAGACTGTGGCGGAGAAAGCGCTGCAGGAATACCGCAAAAAGCAAAG GGAGGAGTGA